From the genome of Campylobacter concisus, one region includes:
- a CDS encoding UPF0323 family lipoprotein, whose amino-acid sequence MKHIKKIATYAAVGGFGAIVMAGLAGCGSDNGGDENALNEVAQKNGAFVIIEESAPGVYKILEEYPSTETRVVLKDINGTERVLSKDEIDKLLAQANANIDNGTSNLTKTSDAQLSSGGLSLGETILASAAGAILGSWIGSKLFGNQNFQATRQNSYKNPSAYTRSVDSFNKQKAANSAARSSGGKSGFFGGGSKSSSSSSSFGG is encoded by the coding sequence ATGAAACACATTAAAAAAATAGCTACTTATGCTGCGGTGGGCGGATTTGGTGCGATCGTTATGGCAGGTCTTGCTGGTTGCGGCAGTGACAATGGCGGTGATGAAAACGCACTAAATGAGGTTGCACAAAAAAATGGTGCCTTTGTCATCATCGAAGAGAGCGCGCCTGGAGTTTATAAAATTTTAGAAGAGTATCCAAGTACTGAAACTAGAGTTGTACTAAAAGACATAAACGGTACTGAGCGTGTGCTAAGCAAAGACGAGATCGATAAGCTCCTAGCTCAAGCAAATGCAAATATTGACAATGGCACTTCAAATTTAACAAAAACGAGCGACGCACAGCTAAGTAGCGGCGGTCTAAGCCTTGGTGAGACGATACTTGCCTCTGCTGCTGGAGCGATACTTGGTAGCTGGATAGGTAGCAAGCTTTTTGGAAATCAAAATTTCCAAGCTACTCGTCAAAATTCTTACAAAAATCCAAGCGCATACACAAGAAGCGTTGATAGCTTTAATAAGCAAAAAGCGGCAAATTCTGCCGCAAGAAGTAGTGGTGGCAAGAGTGGATTTTTCGGTGGTGGATCAAAATCAAGCTCTAGCTCATCAAGCTTTGGAGGCTGA
- a CDS encoding TetR/AcrR family transcriptional regulator C-terminal domain-containing protein encodes MEEFLIKFATIIFSIICTKKNISLGKIMMSEGSKNGGKLGRVFLDQILNKIDLVLINFFEKDEIKAKLNPKFTAKFAAKSFIQSVIGVYYYDSLMLNEEPQLSKKEREEHIALCVELFLNGIQK; translated from the coding sequence TTGGAAGAGTTTTTAATCAAATTTGCAACCATTATATTTTCCATCATCTGCACTAAGAAAAATATCTCACTTGGTAAAATAATGATGAGTGAGGGCTCTAAAAATGGTGGAAAACTTGGTAGAGTATTTTTGGATCAAATTTTAAATAAGATCGATCTTGTGCTTATAAATTTTTTCGAAAAAGATGAGATAAAAGCAAAACTTAACCCAAAATTTACAGCCAAATTTGCTGCAAAAAGTTTTATACAAAGTGTGATCGGGGTTTACTACTACGACTCGCTTATGTTAAATGAAGAGCCGCAACTTAGCAAAAAAGAGCGCGAAGAGCACATTGCTTTGTGTGTTGAGTTATTTTTAAATGGAATTCAAAAATAA
- the ccoG gene encoding cytochrome c oxidase accessory protein CcoG, with amino-acid sequence MSKDFHLSYTKRRYIFFACITLFVFVLPFIRVNDAQLFLLSFDKSRVDLFFTKFDMQELYLLPFLFIILFLSIFFLTTLAGRVWCGWSCPQTIFRTIFRDLLQTKILKIRKNIQNKQNEPKGQILKRALAVGIWCILALVISANFLWYFVPPLDFFAYLKEPSEHGVLLAFWLVIAIWLVYDVIILKENFCIYVCPYARVQSVMFDNDTIQVIYNQKRGGVIYNEKEKFKKPKEEGALCTGCEACVRICPTHIDIRKGMQLECINCLECHDACSKVMGHFNERSLIEWRSINSIKEQKKVKILRFRTVAYLVILSCVLAAGFFMSGKKENMLLNINRTSELYRVLEQNEVENSYVFLVQNTQNKEHAFYFEIDDKNIEISRPSKPFNLKAGAKQRIIVTLKSKNKNTSDKDLLKHISIRAFAIDEPTISVQRQGTFIYPKR; translated from the coding sequence ATGTCAAAGGATTTTCATCTTAGCTACACCAAGAGGCGTTACATTTTTTTCGCCTGTATCACGCTATTTGTCTTTGTTTTGCCATTTATCAGGGTAAATGACGCGCAGCTATTTTTACTAAGTTTTGATAAAAGTAGAGTTGATCTCTTTTTTACAAAATTTGATATGCAAGAGCTTTATTTATTGCCATTTTTATTTATCATTTTGTTCTTAAGCATATTTTTTCTAACGACACTTGCAGGGCGCGTTTGGTGCGGTTGGAGCTGTCCGCAGACTATTTTTAGAACGATATTTCGTGACCTTTTGCAAACTAAAATTTTAAAGATCAGAAAAAATATCCAAAATAAACAAAATGAGCCAAAAGGACAAATTTTAAAGCGTGCTTTAGCAGTTGGAATTTGGTGTATTTTAGCTCTTGTTATTTCGGCAAATTTTTTATGGTATTTTGTACCACCGCTTGATTTTTTTGCTTATTTAAAAGAGCCAAGCGAACATGGAGTTTTGCTTGCATTTTGGCTTGTTATAGCTATTTGGTTAGTTTATGATGTCATCATTTTAAAAGAAAATTTTTGCATTTATGTCTGTCCTTACGCTAGGGTGCAATCAGTGATGTTTGATAACGATACGATCCAAGTTATTTACAACCAAAAAAGAGGCGGCGTAATCTATAATGAAAAAGAGAAATTTAAAAAGCCAAAAGAAGAAGGCGCGCTTTGTACCGGCTGTGAGGCCTGCGTGAGAATTTGTCCGACGCATATAGATATAAGAAAAGGCATGCAGCTTGAATGCATAAATTGCCTTGAGTGCCATGACGCTTGTAGCAAGGTAATGGGGCATTTTAATGAAAGATCACTCATTGAGTGGAGAAGTATAAATTCTATAAAAGAGCAAAAAAAGGTCAAAATTTTAAGATTTAGGACGGTGGCATATCTTGTTATCCTATCTTGCGTGCTAGCAGCTGGTTTTTTTATGAGTGGCAAGAAAGAAAATATGCTGCTAAATATCAATAGAACTAGTGAGCTTTACAGGGTTTTAGAACAAAATGAAGTTGAAAATTCTTATGTATTTTTGGTGCAAAATACACAAAATAAAGAGCATGCATTTTATTTTGAAATAGATGATAAAAACATAGAAATTTCACGTCCAAGCAAGCCATTTAACTTAAAAGCAGGTGCAAAGCAGCGTATCATCGTCACACTAAAATCAAAAAATAAAAACACAAGTGACAAGGACCTTTTAAAACATATAAGCATAAGAGCTTTTGCTATCGATGAGCCAACTATTAGTGTGCAAAGACAGGGCACTTTTATTTATCCTAAAAGATGA
- a CDS encoding YajQ family cyclic di-GMP-binding protein, translated as MATEHSFDISAEVDMMEVKNALETAKKEIAARYDFKGLAAEVELNEKEKFITLLSSSDNKIDALKDIVISKLIKRNISPVAITETKREPASGGNLKATLKLNDTLDGENSKKITKAIKDSKIKVSAQIRGEEIRVTSKSIDDLQECIKLVRGLNLELPISFKNLK; from the coding sequence ATGGCAACCGAACATAGCTTTGATATAAGTGCTGAGGTCGATATGATGGAGGTTAAAAACGCTCTTGAGACGGCGAAAAAAGAGATTGCTGCGAGGTATGACTTTAAAGGACTTGCGGCCGAGGTCGAGCTAAATGAAAAGGAGAAATTTATCACGCTTCTTAGCTCAAGCGACAACAAGATCGATGCATTAAAAGACATCGTGATCTCAAAGCTCATCAAGCGAAACATCTCACCAGTAGCGATCACAGAGACAAAAAGAGAGCCAGCGAGTGGTGGAAATTTAAAGGCGACACTAAAGCTAAATGACACACTTGATGGCGAAAACTCAAAAAAGATAACCAAAGCGATCAAAGACTCAAAGATCAAAGTGAGCGCGCAGATAAGGGGCGAAGAGATCAGAGTGACAAGCAAAAGTATAGATGACTTACAGGAGTGTATAAAGCTAGTGAGGGGGTTAAATTTAGAACTTCCGATAAGCTTTAAAAACCTAAAGTAA
- a CDS encoding DNA-binding protein, whose amino-acid sequence MQKLAINEAAEILGITKEAVYNRIRRGSINTVIENGTKFVILDEKPSSEKATKSAPKSTKTKSQNDEFVNYLLNELSELKSLNLNLQADKDRLFKEKEQMLIERKNEILQIYKDRDEKLMQFLNAMQRPLLAQKNDDIPNNEAIEAEIENESKWINLSEYLKELNLKPKATKKVSEKIIKNIHHSKFIKFKRGVILVRKHKNLKELIGEI is encoded by the coding sequence ATGCAAAAGCTAGCTATAAACGAAGCTGCAGAAATTTTAGGCATAACAAAAGAAGCAGTCTATAATAGAATCCGCCGTGGTTCGATAAATACAGTCATTGAAAATGGCACAAAATTTGTCATCCTTGATGAGAAACCAAGTAGCGAAAAAGCCACAAAATCTGCTCCAAAAAGTACAAAAACTAAATCCCAAAATGATGAGTTTGTAAATTATTTGCTAAATGAGTTAAGCGAGCTAAAGAGCTTAAATTTAAACTTACAAGCTGATAAAGACAGGCTTTTTAAAGAAAAGGAGCAGATGCTAATCGAGCGAAAAAATGAAATTTTGCAAATTTATAAAGATAGAGATGAAAAGCTCATGCAGTTTCTAAATGCTATGCAAAGGCCACTTTTAGCACAAAAAAACGACGATATACCAAATAATGAAGCGATAGAGGCCGAAATAGAAAATGAGTCAAAATGGATAAATTTAAGCGAGTACTTAAAGGAGCTAAATTTAAAGCCAAAAGCTACAAAAAAGGTCAGTGAAAAGATAATAAAAAACATACACCACTCCAAATTTATAAAATTTAAAAGAGGCGTGATACTTGTTAGAAAACATAAAAATTTAAAAGAGTTGATAGGAGAGATATGA
- a CDS encoding glutathionylspermidine synthase family protein, with protein sequence MINLKKITPLNNEFMEKIGFAWHTDNDNSSYIADEIVQVKASEADAYYEAANELYDMYVNAAQYVIDNNLFHEIGIPFNLVDSIKKSWENDVHWHLYGRFDLAGGLDGKPIKLIEFNSDTPTAVFETAIIQWAMLKLNHMDEAEQFNNLYEALKQNFKRLITLGDDNVNFEDVYEGWGILFSSIAGSIEDEQTVKLLQYIAKEAGFKTDFAYVDEVVFNDNEGIFKGDENFEYWFKLVPWESIAIDEGELALILSNIIKNQKAIIINPAYTLLFQSKGILKILWDLYPNHPLLLETSNEPLKGKKYVKKPVFGREGANVSIHDENGAQIASNEGEYDSNKAIYQEFYEFNQDERGDNYQAGVFYAYEACALGYRKGGKILDNYSKFVGHFIKD encoded by the coding sequence ATGATAAATTTAAAAAAAATCACGCCATTAAATAACGAATTTATGGAGAAAATCGGCTTTGCATGGCATACAGATAACGATAACAGCTCATATATCGCAGATGAGATCGTACAGGTAAAAGCAAGCGAGGCAGATGCTTATTATGAAGCAGCAAATGAGCTATACGATATGTATGTAAATGCCGCTCAGTACGTCATTGACAACAACCTTTTTCACGAGATAGGCATACCGTTTAATCTCGTTGATAGCATCAAAAAAAGCTGGGAAAATGACGTTCACTGGCACCTTTATGGTAGATTTGATCTTGCAGGCGGACTTGATGGTAAGCCGATAAAACTGATCGAATTTAACTCCGACACGCCAACGGCAGTCTTTGAGACCGCGATCATCCAGTGGGCGATGCTAAAGCTAAATCATATGGATGAAGCTGAACAATTTAATAACCTTTACGAAGCTTTAAAACAAAATTTCAAGCGTCTAATCACACTTGGTGACGATAATGTAAATTTCGAGGATGTTTACGAGGGTTGGGGGATACTTTTTAGCTCTATCGCTGGCAGTATCGAGGATGAGCAAACCGTGAAATTACTGCAATACATCGCAAAAGAGGCCGGCTTTAAAACCGACTTTGCCTACGTTGATGAGGTTGTTTTTAACGATAACGAGGGCATTTTTAAAGGCGATGAAAATTTCGAATACTGGTTTAAGCTTGTGCCTTGGGAGAGCATAGCGATCGACGAGGGCGAGCTAGCACTTATACTCTCAAATATCATCAAAAACCAAAAAGCCATCATCATAAATCCTGCCTACACGCTACTTTTCCAAAGCAAAGGAATTTTAAAAATTCTTTGGGATCTTTATCCAAATCATCCACTCTTGCTTGAGACCTCAAATGAGCCACTAAAAGGCAAAAAATATGTGAAAAAGCCGGTATTTGGTAGAGAGGGCGCAAACGTCTCGATACACGATGAAAACGGCGCACAAATAGCAAGTAACGAGGGCGAATACGACTCAAATAAAGCTATCTATCAAGAATTTTACGAGTTTAATCAAGATGAAAGAGGCGATAACTACCAAGCAGGCGTATTTTACGCTTATGAAGCGTGTGCGCTTGGATATAGAAAGGGTGGTAAAATTTTAGATAACTACTCTAAATTTGTAGGACATTTCATTAAGGACTAG
- the rpsU gene encoding 30S ribosomal protein S21, producing the protein MPGIKVHPNESFDEGYRKFKKQTDRNLVVTEARARRFFEPKTEIRKKQKIAARKKMLKRLYMLRRYESRL; encoded by the coding sequence TTGCCTGGTATTAAGGTACATCCTAACGAGTCATTTGACGAGGGTTACAGAAAGTTTAAAAAACAAACTGACCGTAACTTAGTAGTAACTGAAGCAAGAGCTAGACGCTTCTTTGAGCCTAAAACTGAGATCCGCAAAAAACAAAAAATTGCAGCTCGCAAGAAAATGCTTAAACGTCTTTATATGCTTAGACGCTACGAGTCAAGACTCTAA
- a CDS encoding DUF2314 domain-containing protein translates to MSFFKKILGKQIDLGKQMPIYFVSSDEDYMQRAFEQARESFRYFWREVYWERHRIVPALDYAMVKICFLDVVNGEEVGEHMWIDDVEFDGETIYGTLVNEPDSVQNVKLGDQINAKIDEMSDWLFSINGRAYGGFSVQAMRSRMQKKELKEHDKEWGLDFGDFNDILVVYEQKEHPENLIEHPMSKNTYEQVKQYIKEHPNMVTDADEFGYTQLHNEAIAGNLNLVNLLLENGADKNARTKSGKTAADFAENLGWSEIAKVLK, encoded by the coding sequence ATGAGCTTTTTTAAGAAAATTCTCGGTAAACAAATCGATCTTGGCAAGCAAATGCCAATCTATTTTGTAAGTAGCGACGAAGACTATATGCAGCGTGCGTTTGAGCAGGCCAGAGAGAGCTTTAGATATTTTTGGCGTGAGGTTTACTGGGAGCGCCACAGGATCGTACCAGCACTTGATTATGCAATGGTAAAAATTTGCTTCTTAGATGTCGTAAATGGCGAAGAAGTCGGTGAACACATGTGGATAGATGATGTGGAATTTGACGGCGAAACGATATATGGCACGCTCGTAAATGAGCCAGATAGCGTGCAAAACGTGAAATTAGGCGACCAAATAAACGCAAAGATAGATGAAATGAGTGACTGGCTCTTTTCGATAAATGGACGCGCATACGGCGGATTTAGCGTGCAGGCGATGCGCTCACGCATGCAAAAGAAAGAGCTAAAAGAGCACGATAAAGAGTGGGGACTTGATTTTGGCGATTTTAACGATATTTTGGTAGTTTATGAGCAAAAAGAGCATCCTGAAAATTTGATAGAGCATCCAATGAGCAAAAATACATATGAGCAAGTAAAGCAATATATAAAAGAGCACCCAAATATGGTCACGGATGCTGATGAGTTTGGCTATACGCAGCTTCACAACGAGGCGATCGCTGGAAATTTAAATCTTGTAAATCTCTTACTAGAAAACGGTGCTGATAAAAATGCCCGGACAAAAAGTGGCAAAACGGCAGCTGATTTTGCTGAGAATTTGGGCTGGAGCGAAATCGCAAAGGTGCTTAAATAG
- a CDS encoding TetR/AcrR family transcriptional regulator, with amino-acid sequence MAISEKGKKRYELIVKTALKLFLKNGYEKTSLSDIVAISGGSLSSIYTFLKTKRGFLRQSLSKR; translated from the coding sequence ATGGCAATATCAGAAAAGGGTAAAAAAAGATACGAACTCATCGTAAAAACAGCACTTAAATTATTTTTGAAAAATGGCTATGAAAAAACTAGTTTAAGCGATATCGTGGCGATAAGTGGCGGATCACTTTCTAGCATTTACACATTTTTGAAAACAAAGAGGGGCTTTTTAAGGCAATCATTGAGCAAGAGATAG
- a CDS encoding efflux RND transporter periplasmic adaptor subunit encodes MLNLKSILVFSAAVFLLSGCFESNDKKAATGRQIPPSHVDIFVAKKMDVPISFDYTATVTSSQDVIVYPKVGGTIIKQFFKPGDKLKAGDKLFLIDPEKYQASFDSLDAAVGVANANLKNTETEFKRISALYKKNAVSQKDYDAAVAAHDIANANLVSAKANLKSAKIDLGYTTITAPFDGVVGDNKVDIGSLVIANQTQLVRLTKINPIEADFYIADVDNLSRKTNLDNGTWEQLNSDAVLKVNNENFTGKVTFIDNVVNTATGSVLAKASFDNSEGKILPGAFGHIKMSGFVQKSAFQIPQVALQQSATNSYVLVVKDGNVSQKNVKTSYQTKDMVVVTDGLEEGDKIIINNFLKIGVGRPVQTDKDLSVEFINGKDANATKSN; translated from the coding sequence ATGTTGAATTTAAAAAGTATTCTTGTATTTTCAGCTGCCGTTTTTCTACTTTCTGGTTGCTTTGAGAGTAACGACAAAAAGGCTGCCACAGGTCGCCAGATACCACCGTCTCACGTTGATATTTTTGTAGCTAAAAAGATGGATGTGCCTATTAGTTTTGACTACACAGCCACAGTTACAAGTAGTCAAGATGTCATCGTCTATCCAAAGGTTGGCGGAACGATAATTAAGCAGTTTTTTAAGCCAGGTGATAAATTAAAGGCTGGAGATAAGCTATTTTTGATAGATCCAGAAAAATATCAAGCAAGCTTTGACTCTCTTGATGCAGCTGTTGGCGTGGCAAATGCAAATTTAAAAAATACCGAGACTGAGTTTAAAAGAATTTCTGCCCTTTATAAGAAAAATGCAGTTTCTCAAAAAGACTATGACGCGGCAGTCGCAGCTCATGACATAGCAAATGCAAATCTAGTAAGCGCAAAAGCGAATTTAAAAAGTGCTAAGATCGACCTTGGCTATACAACTATCACAGCGCCATTTGACGGAGTAGTGGGCGATAACAAAGTAGATATTGGTTCGCTTGTCATAGCAAATCAAACCCAGCTTGTAAGACTAACGAAGATAAATCCAATTGAAGCTGATTTTTACATAGCGGACGTGGATAATCTAAGTAGAAAGACAAATTTAGATAACGGTACTTGGGAGCAGCTAAATAGCGATGCTGTACTAAAAGTAAATAATGAAAATTTCACTGGAAAAGTGACATTTATAGATAATGTTGTAAATACCGCAACTGGTAGCGTTTTAGCAAAGGCTAGCTTTGACAATAGCGAGGGTAAAATTTTACCAGGTGCATTTGGTCATATAAAAATGAGCGGTTTTGTTCAAAAAAGTGCCTTTCAAATCCCACAAGTGGCACTTCAGCAAAGTGCTACAAACTCTTATGTTTTAGTTGTAAAAGATGGTAATGTAAGCCAAAAAAATGTAAAAACTAGCTACCAAACAAAAGATATGGTTGTAGTCACCGATGGCCTTGAAGAAGGAGATAAGATTATCATTAACAACTTCCTTAAAATTGGTGTTGGCAGACCAGTACAGACAGATAAAGACCTAAGTGTGGAATTTATAAACGGCAAAGATGCAAATGCTACAAAAAGCAATTAA
- a CDS encoding D-2-hydroxyacid dehydrogenase has translation MKIVCLDAATLGENVDLSVFKKFGEFTSYQKTKSEEVVPRLKGVDVVITNKVIIDKAVMEATNLKLICISATGMNNVDLEHAKAKNIAVKNVAGYSTASVVQHTFAMLFELTNRIKFYDEYVKSGKWVKSEIFTYLGADISEIAGKEFGIIGLGEIGRGVAAVARAFGANVSYYSTSGANKNSEFAQKNLEELLRSSDIISIHAPLNEKTRNLLGANEINLLKDEVIVLNLGRGGIVYEAAMARAIDERNLHFATDVLESEPMSKNSPFLNVKKKSNLLITPHVAWGSLEARKTLIAKIVTNIENFINESR, from the coding sequence ATGAAGATCGTTTGTTTAGACGCAGCCACGCTGGGCGAGAACGTTGATCTTAGTGTTTTTAAGAAATTTGGCGAGTTTACCAGCTATCAAAAAACTAAAAGCGAAGAGGTCGTGCCTCGTCTAAAGGGCGTTGATGTGGTCATCACAAATAAGGTCATCATCGACAAAGCTGTGATGGAGGCGACAAATTTAAAGCTTATCTGCATAAGCGCAACTGGGATGAATAATGTCGATCTAGAACATGCAAAAGCCAAAAACATAGCAGTTAAAAATGTCGCTGGCTACTCAACCGCAAGCGTCGTGCAACACACGTTTGCCATGCTTTTTGAGCTAACAAATCGCATCAAATTTTATGATGAATACGTAAAAAGTGGCAAGTGGGTGAAAAGCGAAATTTTCACCTATCTTGGCGCGGATATCAGCGAGATCGCTGGCAAAGAATTTGGCATCATCGGACTTGGCGAGATAGGTCGTGGCGTGGCGGCAGTGGCGCGTGCATTTGGCGCAAATGTGAGCTATTACTCGACAAGCGGAGCAAATAAAAATAGCGAATTTGCGCAAAAAAACTTAGAGGAGCTACTAAGAAGCAGCGACATCATCAGTATCCACGCACCGCTAAATGAAAAGACTAGAAATTTACTGGGTGCAAACGAGATAAATTTGCTAAAAGATGAGGTGATAGTGCTAAATTTAGGACGTGGCGGCATAGTGTATGAAGCTGCGATGGCAAGGGCGATAGATGAGAGAAATTTGCACTTTGCTACGGACGTTTTGGAGAGCGAGCCAATGAGCAAAAATAGCCCATTTTTAAATGTAAAAAAGAAGTCAAATCTACTCATCACGCCGCACGTGGCATGGGGCAGCTTGGAGGCTAGAAAGACGCTCATCGCAAAGATCGTCACAAACATCGAAAATTTCATCAATGAGAGCAGATAA